A single region of the Parasphingorhabdus litoris DSM 22379 genome encodes:
- a CDS encoding AbgT family transporter — protein sequence MADGQQQAALPRRNGFTRFLDGVEWLGNLLPHPVTLFALLAIGIVFLSGLLGWMGLAVVDPRPAGAPGVAEDGMIRAVSLLDGDGVRRIFTNLVTNFTGFAPLGVVLVAMLGVGVAEKSGLLSAAVRSMVLSAPPHMVTVAIVFAGIVSNTASEVGYVVLIPLAGAIFYALGRHPLAGMAAAFAGVSGGYSANLLIGTIDPLLAGITQEAARLIDPDYTVVATANWYFMVGSTFLITAIGSLVTIFIVEPKLGKYNPSGADPTILDDRMMEEISSKERKGLRWAGIALLGVLGLMALTLLPDWGVLRNPETGDRINSPFFKGFVVWILIFFVVTGYAYGRVVGSVKTDRDVIDAMAGALSSLGLYIVLVFFAAQFVAFFGWTNLGAITAVTGSQFLLDTGMTGPAVFFFFILICAVINLSLGSASAQWAVTAPIFVPMLMLIGYAPEVIQAAYRIGDSTTNIITPMMSYFGLILAWATRYDKNLGVGTLIAMMLPYTIFFILCWSVFFFIWVFALGLPVGPGSPTYYTP from the coding sequence ATGGCCGATGGCCAGCAACAGGCGGCCTTGCCCCGTCGCAACGGCTTCACCCGCTTCCTCGACGGTGTGGAGTGGCTCGGCAATTTGCTGCCGCATCCCGTGACCCTATTTGCCTTGCTAGCCATCGGCATTGTCTTTCTATCCGGCCTGTTGGGCTGGATGGGCCTGGCCGTTGTCGATCCGAGGCCGGCTGGCGCGCCGGGCGTAGCAGAGGACGGCATGATCCGCGCTGTCAGCCTGTTGGATGGCGATGGTGTGCGGCGTATTTTCACTAATCTTGTGACCAACTTTACTGGTTTTGCACCGCTTGGCGTGGTGCTGGTTGCCATGCTTGGCGTCGGCGTAGCAGAAAAATCCGGTCTGCTTTCTGCGGCCGTGCGCTCCATGGTTCTTTCAGCGCCGCCGCATATGGTGACGGTGGCGATTGTCTTCGCCGGGATCGTTTCCAATACCGCATCGGAAGTCGGCTACGTCGTTCTAATTCCGCTCGCGGGCGCGATTTTCTATGCGCTGGGGCGCCATCCGTTGGCGGGCATGGCCGCGGCGTTTGCTGGCGTCTCGGGAGGCTATAGCGCCAATTTGTTGATCGGCACGATCGACCCGCTGTTGGCGGGTATTACACAAGAAGCCGCGCGTTTGATCGACCCGGATTATACGGTTGTGGCGACGGCCAACTGGTATTTCATGGTCGGATCGACATTCCTGATTACGGCCATTGGCTCGCTAGTAACGATCTTCATTGTGGAACCCAAGCTGGGCAAATATAATCCCTCTGGTGCAGACCCCACCATCCTTGATGACCGGATGATGGAGGAAATAAGTAGCAAAGAGCGCAAAGGCTTACGCTGGGCCGGCATCGCGCTGTTGGGTGTCCTTGGGTTGATGGCGCTAACCTTGCTCCCGGATTGGGGCGTGTTACGCAATCCGGAAACCGGCGATCGGATCAACTCCCCTTTCTTCAAAGGCTTTGTCGTCTGGATCCTGATTTTCTTTGTGGTCACCGGTTATGCTTATGGCCGCGTCGTCGGCTCCGTAAAAACCGATCGCGATGTAATAGATGCCATGGCCGGTGCGCTCTCATCCCTCGGTCTCTATATTGTTCTGGTTTTCTTTGCGGCCCAGTTTGTCGCCTTTTTCGGGTGGACCAATTTGGGTGCGATCACCGCGGTGACCGGTTCGCAGTTCCTGCTCGACACGGGCATGACTGGCCCGGCCGTTTTCTTTTTCTTCATTCTGATCTGCGCGGTGATCAATCTGTCACTAGGCTCGGCATCGGCGCAATGGGCGGTCACCGCACCTATTTTCGTGCCAATGCTTATGCTGATTGGCTATGCGCCGGAAGTCATTCAGGCGGCCTATCGGATCGGCGATTCGACGACCAATATCATCACCCCGATGATGAGCTATTTTGGCCTGATCCTCGCCTGGGCGACCCGCTATGACAAGAATCTCGGCGTCGGCACTTTGATCGCGATGATGTTGCCCTATACGATCTTCTTCATTCTGTGCTGGTCGGTCTTCTTCTTTATCTGGGTGTTTGCGCTGGGGTTGCCCGTCGGCCCGGGATCACCGACTTATTACACACCCTGA
- a CDS encoding DUF4136 domain-containing protein, whose amino-acid sequence MTRKKLLGIAILSLATSACVASTPPVDVTRFHAAQDAQIATGTVAIISSSDVSEGRVLEQSTYEAAVRRELQRVGYSDPGTDAANGEYVARVSVEQSRISAGGRRSPVSVGVGGSTGSYGSGVGLGIGINLSGKPKDKIATELSVRITRRADGETIWEGRSSVEAKEGSPASQPGLAASKLAEALFRDFPGESGTTIRVP is encoded by the coding sequence ATGACACGCAAAAAGCTTTTGGGGATTGCAATATTGTCTTTGGCAACGAGCGCCTGTGTGGCGTCGACGCCGCCGGTTGATGTGACGCGTTTTCACGCCGCGCAGGATGCACAAATTGCCACCGGAACCGTAGCGATCATCTCGTCATCGGATGTGAGCGAGGGCAGGGTGCTGGAGCAGAGCACATATGAGGCCGCGGTCCGGCGAGAGCTGCAGCGCGTCGGTTATTCCGATCCGGGCACGGATGCGGCCAATGGCGAATATGTCGCGCGGGTCTCAGTCGAACAAAGCCGCATCTCGGCCGGTGGTCGTCGCTCTCCGGTATCTGTTGGCGTTGGCGGCAGTACTGGCAGCTATGGCTCTGGCGTTGGTCTGGGCATCGGCATTAACTTAAGCGGCAAGCCTAAGGACAAGATCGCAACCGAATTATCGGTCCGCATCACCCGCCGTGCCGATGGCGAGACCATTTGGGAAGGCCGCTCTTCCGTTGAGGCAAAAGAAGGTTCGCCAGCATCCCAGCCGGGCCTCGCTGCGTCAAAATTGGCTGAAGCGTTATTCAGGGACTTCCCCGGAGAGTCAGGAACCACTATCAGAGTGCCATGA
- a CDS encoding HAD family hydrolase → MAEATAISEIDTVIFDVGNVLYQWDLRCLFEKLIDDPRELDWFLLNVVTPEWHFEHDAGRPLAEMVPERIAQFPQYESHIKAYAARFNETIPGPVVGSLPLVEQLASNGIPIFGITNFGSEFWQGFRPTAAIFDFFSDIIVSGDEKLMKPNAAIYELALDRFGVSAQQCLFIDDRLDNIEGAEALGIKGHHFQDAALLQAELKALSLL, encoded by the coding sequence ATGGCAGAAGCGACTGCCATTTCTGAAATCGATACCGTAATTTTTGATGTAGGCAATGTCCTGTATCAATGGGATCTGCGCTGTCTGTTTGAGAAACTGATTGATGATCCGCGGGAACTGGACTGGTTTCTGCTGAACGTTGTGACGCCGGAATGGCATTTCGAACATGATGCCGGCCGGCCGCTGGCGGAGATGGTGCCGGAACGAATTGCGCAATTTCCTCAATATGAATCGCACATCAAAGCTTATGCTGCTCGGTTCAATGAAACTATTCCAGGACCCGTAGTCGGATCATTGCCTCTGGTAGAGCAGCTCGCCTCGAACGGTATTCCGATTTTCGGGATCACCAATTTCGGCTCGGAATTTTGGCAAGGCTTTCGCCCGACAGCTGCGATATTCGATTTTTTTTCCGACATCATTGTGTCCGGCGATGAAAAGTTAATGAAGCCCAATGCCGCAATTTACGAACTGGCGCTCGACCGCTTTGGTGTTTCAGCCCAACAATGCCTGTTCATTGATGACCGGCTCGACAATATCGAAGGCGCCGAAGCGCTCGGGATAAAGGGCCATCATTTCCAGGATGCGGCTTTACTACAGGCAGAACTCAAGGCGCTGTCCTTACTATAG
- a CDS encoding DUF1244 domain-containing protein, with product MTEQISDAAAAAAFRRLVKHLQHRHDAENIDLMGLAGFCRNCLADWVLEATNEAGGNMTKEEARMAIHGMPSSEWKRKFQTEATPEKLQRMKESVAKNVASD from the coding sequence ATGACAGAACAAATTTCTGATGCAGCGGCTGCGGCGGCCTTTCGCCGCCTGGTGAAGCATTTGCAGCACCGCCATGATGCGGAAAATATCGACCTGATGGGGCTTGCCGGATTCTGCCGCAATTGTCTGGCCGACTGGGTTCTGGAAGCCACGAACGAAGCGGGTGGCAATATGACCAAGGAAGAAGCCCGCATGGCCATTCACGGCATGCCGTCATCCGAATGGAAGAGAAAGTTCCAGACCGAGGCGACACCAGAAAAGCTGCAACGGATGAAGGAAAGCGTAGCCAAGAATGTCGCATCCGATTAA
- the galE gene encoding UDP-glucose 4-epimerase GalE → MPDRFTILVTGGAGYIGSHAVLALKDAGWPVAVIDNLTTGFRWAVPDDVAFYEGDIEDTALVLKIIKDENIGAIMHFAGSIIVPESVENPLKYYHNNSAKSRSLIDAAVTGGVKHFIFSSTAATYGIPEESPVSEQTPQVPINPYGMSKLMTEHMLRDVSAAHDINFCALRYFNVAGADPEARTGQSTAGATHLIKVAVEAALGKRDNVAVFGTDYDTPDGTGVRDYIHVSDLAAAHVLALEALIADPDQNHLLNCGYGRGFSVLEVLDAVDRVTNLTISRKLEGRRAGDPDSLISDNRAIMKSFPWQPQYADLDKIVTHALAWERKLGEIRGE, encoded by the coding sequence ATGCCGGATCGCTTCACAATATTGGTTACCGGCGGCGCCGGCTATATTGGCAGCCACGCAGTGCTGGCACTGAAAGATGCGGGTTGGCCGGTTGCGGTGATCGATAATCTCACCACCGGTTTTCGTTGGGCGGTCCCCGATGATGTCGCTTTTTACGAAGGCGATATCGAAGATACCGCGCTGGTTCTCAAGATCATCAAAGATGAAAATATCGGCGCGATCATGCATTTTGCCGGATCAATCATTGTTCCGGAATCAGTCGAGAACCCGCTCAAATATTATCATAATAACAGCGCCAAAAGCCGCAGCCTGATTGATGCTGCGGTGACTGGCGGAGTGAAGCATTTCATCTTTTCATCCACCGCAGCGACCTATGGCATTCCTGAAGAAAGCCCGGTGAGCGAACAGACACCACAAGTGCCGATCAATCCCTATGGCATGTCCAAATTGATGACCGAGCATATGCTGCGCGACGTATCAGCCGCACATGACATAAATTTCTGCGCTTTGCGTTATTTCAACGTTGCGGGCGCAGATCCTGAAGCGCGAACCGGTCAATCCACAGCGGGTGCGACCCATCTTATCAAAGTCGCGGTGGAAGCGGCTTTGGGTAAGCGGGATAACGTTGCGGTCTTCGGAACTGATTATGATACCCCCGACGGCACCGGCGTGCGCGATTACATCCATGTTTCGGATCTGGCTGCGGCCCATGTCTTGGCGCTTGAGGCGCTGATCGCTGATCCCGATCAGAATCACTTGCTCAACTGCGGTTATGGCCGGGGATTCTCAGTGCTTGAGGTTCTCGATGCCGTGGATCGGGTCACGAATCTCACGATTTCTCGCAAGTTGGAAGGGCGGCGGGCCGGAGATCCCGATTCGCTGATTTCCGACAATCGCGCGATCATGAAAAGCTTCCCGTGGCAGCCGCAATATGCCGATTTAGATAAAATTGTGACCCATGCACTGGCTTGGGAACGCAAATTGGGTGAAATTCGCGGGGAATAG
- a CDS encoding sugar transferase, which translates to MKRLFDLTLALLLLLPALALVVLAMLLIRLNTKGSSLFVQTRIGRNERPFQLYKLRTMTLGTPDRASHEISQSSVTPIGAFLRKTKIDELPQILSVLKGDMSFVGPRPCLPIQHELIAERSKRGVFQVRPGITGLAQISGVDMSEPVRLSIMDAEYIDASNFLFDAKILISTIAGSGRGDAVGLG; encoded by the coding sequence CTGACATTGGCTTTGCTACTTCTGCTTCCCGCTTTAGCGTTGGTGGTTTTGGCGATGCTTCTAATCCGGTTGAACACCAAAGGGTCTTCGCTTTTTGTCCAGACCCGGATTGGTCGCAACGAACGGCCGTTTCAACTCTATAAACTCCGGACAATGACGTTGGGTACACCTGATCGGGCTTCTCACGAAATTTCCCAGAGCAGCGTAACCCCGATTGGCGCTTTCCTGAGAAAAACAAAGATTGATGAATTGCCGCAAATTTTATCGGTGTTGAAAGGAGATATGAGCTTCGTTGGCCCTCGACCGTGTCTTCCAATTCAGCATGAATTGATAGCGGAACGTTCAAAAAGAGGAGTTTTCCAGGTGCGACCTGGAATTACAGGGCTTGCCCAGATTTCAGGTGTCGATATGTCGGAGCCGGTTCGATTGTCCATCATGGACGCTGAATATATTGACGCATCGAATTTTCTCTTCGATGCAAAAATATTAATCTCTACTATTGCCGGGAGTGGCCGCGGTGACGCAGTGGGATTAGGCTAA
- a CDS encoding NAD-dependent epimerase/dehydratase family protein, whose amino-acid sequence MEIAVVGATGFVGSNLCRILGKTGFSITPFNRLATEKLLRNGIDPELRFDWVVNCTGGTQDLQTVNTRLPMQLYQQINPHLDGGFLQVSSVAAGQSTTPEGIPINETDPAVPETAYGRSKSEGENALNAVKKSSIKLCILRPPILYGADAKGVFNLLKRSSRLGLPLPLASLSNLRHFMFVENFAYAVASAIRSELDGTYYVVDHPPKTVSQFYNAMCSASGKGKRSFALGPLTRPVISALLGSRATSLIENSCYDDTKFRQATGFQPPKDFNSAIANSICASDC is encoded by the coding sequence ATGGAGATAGCCGTCGTGGGGGCAACCGGCTTTGTCGGCTCAAATTTATGTAGAATCCTCGGAAAAACGGGATTTTCTATAACTCCATTCAATCGATTAGCAACTGAAAAATTGCTGCGCAACGGAATTGATCCGGAGCTGCGATTTGATTGGGTTGTGAATTGTACTGGTGGGACGCAGGATTTGCAAACTGTGAACACCAGATTGCCCATGCAGCTCTATCAGCAAATAAATCCGCATCTTGACGGGGGATTTTTGCAGGTAAGTTCGGTTGCTGCCGGGCAGAGCACAACGCCCGAGGGCATTCCAATAAATGAAACCGATCCCGCAGTCCCGGAAACAGCTTATGGCCGGAGTAAAAGCGAAGGCGAAAACGCGCTGAACGCGGTAAAGAAATCATCGATAAAATTGTGCATCCTGCGTCCACCGATATTATATGGTGCAGATGCGAAAGGCGTATTTAACCTTCTCAAAAGGTCTTCAAGACTGGGGTTGCCCCTGCCCTTGGCTAGCCTCAGCAACCTACGCCACTTCATGTTTGTCGAAAACTTCGCTTATGCCGTTGCGAGCGCCATCCGATCAGAATTAGACGGAACCTACTATGTGGTAGATCACCCGCCCAAAACCGTTAGTCAGTTCTACAATGCCATGTGCTCTGCCAGCGGCAAGGGAAAAAGAAGCTTTGCTCTGGGACCACTCACACGGCCTGTCATATCTGCTTTGCTCGGTTCGCGTGCAACCAGTCTAATCGAAAATTCCTGCTATGATGATACAAAATTTCGGCAAGCAACTGGATTTCAACCGCCGAAAGATTTTAACTCAGCGATCGCCAATTCCATTTGCGCTTCTGATTGTTAG
- a CDS encoding DUF2312 domain-containing protein, translated as MSEGNVAADQLRLFIERIERLEEEKKGIADDIRDVYSEAKSQGYDAKIMRQIVRLRKMETHDRQEMEAILDTYKSALGLA; from the coding sequence ATGAGCGAAGGCAATGTTGCCGCAGACCAGCTGCGTCTGTTTATTGAGCGTATTGAACGGCTGGAAGAAGAGAAAAAGGGCATCGCTGACGATATCCGTGACGTCTATTCCGAGGCGAAATCACAGGGCTATGACGCCAAAATCATGCGCCAGATCGTCCGCCTGCGCAAAATGGAAACCCATGACCGTCAGGAAATGGAAGCCATACTCGACACCTATAAGTCGGCGCTTGGTCTCGCCTGA
- the pyk gene encoding pyruvate kinase, translating to MAAHMFSRDRKVKVLATLGPASGSPEMIEKMYKAGVDAFRMNMSHGEHKAHAKNVASIRALEKKAGRPITILADLQGPKLRIGTFAKAPVELKTGAKFTLDLQKKKGDAKRVNLPHREIIETLEPGHTLLLDDGKIRLEVTKADGKCVETKVIVGGPISDRKGVNVPEVVLPVSSLTDKDRKDLTFALDQDVDWIALSFVQRPEDVAEARRLIGGKAALLAKIEKPAAIDRLDEILELSDAVMVARGDLGVELLPEQVPPLQKQIVAAARKLGRPVVVATQMLESMIKSPTPTRAEVSDVATAIYDGADAIMLSAESAVGDWPIESATMMDRIASQVENDPSYAERVHFTETVPDETTADALAAASYNIARTIKTSAIVCFTTSGSTARRMARERPSVPLLVLTPNRHTARRVGLLWGAHAVVTRDVSDFEEMIAKAKRMALRHKLGEAGSRLIVCAGVPFGTPGSTNLLHVVRLSGNELKRK from the coding sequence ATGGCAGCGCATATGTTCTCCCGCGACCGCAAAGTAAAGGTGCTTGCCACCCTTGGCCCCGCCAGCGGCAGCCCCGAAATGATCGAAAAAATGTACAAAGCCGGCGTTGATGCGTTTCGCATGAACATGAGCCATGGCGAGCATAAGGCCCATGCCAAGAACGTCGCCTCGATCCGCGCGTTGGAAAAGAAAGCCGGGCGGCCGATCACCATTTTGGCAGACCTGCAAGGGCCCAAATTGCGTATCGGTACCTTCGCCAAAGCGCCGGTCGAACTGAAAACCGGAGCGAAATTCACGCTGGATCTGCAAAAGAAAAAGGGCGACGCCAAGCGGGTCAACCTGCCGCATCGCGAAATTATCGAGACTCTGGAGCCCGGCCATACGCTGCTTCTGGACGACGGCAAAATCCGGCTGGAAGTTACCAAGGCCGATGGCAAGTGCGTGGAAACCAAAGTGATTGTTGGCGGACCGATATCGGACCGCAAGGGTGTCAATGTTCCCGAAGTAGTGTTGCCAGTCAGCTCTCTCACCGACAAGGACCGCAAAGATCTGACCTTCGCGCTAGATCAGGACGTGGACTGGATCGCACTCAGCTTTGTCCAGCGCCCTGAAGATGTGGCCGAAGCGAGGCGCTTGATCGGTGGCAAGGCGGCCTTGCTGGCAAAAATCGAAAAACCCGCCGCGATCGACCGGCTGGATGAGATATTGGAATTGTCTGATGCGGTGATGGTCGCGCGCGGCGATCTCGGGGTGGAATTGCTGCCGGAACAGGTACCGCCGCTGCAGAAGCAGATTGTCGCCGCCGCCCGCAAACTGGGCCGTCCGGTTGTTGTGGCCACCCAGATGCTGGAGTCGATGATCAAATCACCCACACCCACCCGGGCAGAGGTTTCCGACGTCGCGACCGCCATTTACGACGGTGCCGATGCCATCATGTTGTCTGCAGAATCGGCAGTAGGCGACTGGCCAATTGAATCGGCAACAATGATGGACCGGATTGCCTCGCAGGTGGAAAATGATCCGTCTTATGCCGAGCGAGTGCATTTCACCGAAACCGTGCCGGATGAAACAACCGCCGATGCGCTTGCCGCCGCGAGCTATAATATCGCTCGCACGATCAAGACATCCGCCATTGTCTGCTTCACGACATCAGGATCGACGGCACGCCGCATGGCTCGCGAGCGCCCATCGGTTCCACTGCTGGTATTAACGCCCAATCGCCACACCGCGCGGCGCGTCGGCCTTTTATGGGGTGCCCATGCCGTCGTCACCCGTGATGTCAGTGATTTCGAGGAAATGATCGCCAAAGCCAAACGCATGGCCTTGCGACACAAGCTCGGCGAAGCGGGATCGCGATTGATTGTATGTGCCGGTGTGCCTTTCGGGACACCGGGATCTACGAATTTGTTGCATGTCGTGCGCTTGAGCGGGAATGAATTGAAGCGAAAATAG
- the ykgO gene encoding type B 50S ribosomal protein L36, whose translation MKIRNSLKSLKNRHRDCRVIRRRGRTYVINKTNRRFKARQG comes from the coding sequence ATGAAGATCCGCAACTCTTTGAAGTCGCTCAAAAACCGTCATCGGGACTGCCGCGTGATCCGTCGTCGTGGCCGCACCTATGTGATCAACAAAACGAATCGCCGGTTCAAAGCGCGCCAGGGCTAA
- a CDS encoding glycosyltransferase family 4 protein, with protein MTYDDMVKMQKIILINGSHPDYLLKLRGDLIRKLIAMGYSVHVSTPNIDDSVRESIATLGAVAHEVSVSRRKLNPFSDLNYLLEMWQLIRRLKPYFVINYTIKPNIWASFAARLAKARYGFMVTGLGYAFIPSDDRLRSALQKAVHKLYRFASAGAYAVLFQNPDDVEDFRQAGCLQDRSKAKITNGSGVDIDHFYDCALPQDDSYLLISRLLITKGVREYVEAGLKLKAEAPDVKIRLAGFLDSGPDAISEAELDSWIARGVEYLGKLDDIRPAMEATAVYVLPSYREGTPRTVLEAMSMGRPIISTDAPGCRETVVHQQNGILIPVADEEALYLSMKQLRGNPELKEVYGRRSRSIALEKYAVERVNQATTEYFGL; from the coding sequence GTGACCTATGACGATATGGTAAAAATGCAAAAGATTATTCTAATTAACGGGTCTCATCCGGACTATTTGTTAAAATTGCGCGGCGATCTTATTCGAAAGCTGATCGCTATGGGCTATTCTGTTCACGTATCTACCCCGAATATTGATGATTCTGTGAGGGAAAGTATTGCTACTCTCGGAGCGGTGGCACATGAAGTAAGTGTTTCAAGACGAAAGCTCAATCCTTTCAGCGATTTGAATTATCTTCTGGAAATGTGGCAACTCATACGTCGATTGAAACCCTATTTTGTTATCAACTATACGATAAAACCCAACATTTGGGCAAGCTTTGCCGCCAGGCTGGCCAAAGCGAGATATGGTTTCATGGTCACCGGCCTTGGATATGCGTTTATCCCGAGCGACGACAGACTTCGTTCGGCCCTGCAGAAAGCGGTTCATAAATTATATCGGTTTGCTTCCGCAGGTGCCTATGCAGTCCTTTTTCAGAACCCAGATGATGTTGAGGATTTTCGACAAGCGGGCTGCTTGCAAGACCGGTCCAAAGCCAAAATAACAAACGGCTCCGGAGTTGATATCGATCATTTCTATGACTGTGCCCTCCCTCAAGACGATAGCTATCTTCTGATCAGTCGTTTGCTGATTACCAAAGGTGTGCGCGAATATGTCGAAGCAGGTTTGAAACTGAAGGCGGAAGCGCCGGATGTCAAAATCCGTCTGGCTGGTTTTTTGGACTCTGGTCCTGACGCTATCAGTGAGGCAGAGTTGGATAGTTGGATTGCTCGTGGTGTAGAGTATCTCGGGAAACTGGACGACATCAGGCCGGCTATGGAAGCCACAGCCGTTTATGTGTTACCTTCCTATCGTGAAGGAACCCCGCGTACTGTGCTCGAGGCCATGTCGATGGGGCGACCAATTATTTCGACTGATGCACCAGGATGTCGGGAAACCGTTGTGCACCAACAGAATGGGATACTAATTCCTGTGGCCGATGAAGAAGCGTTGTATCTTTCAATGAAGCAATTGAGGGGCAATCCAGAATTGAAGGAGGTTTATGGCAGGAGATCACGTTCTATCGCGCTCGAAAAATATGCAGTAGAGCGGGTCAACCAAGCTACTACCGAATATTTCGGTTTGTAA
- a CDS encoding heavy metal-binding domain-containing protein translates to MIVTTTPSIEGKAIRDYRGIVIGEVIVGANLFRDLFASITDIVGGRSGKYENVLKRARDEALLEMQAEAAKLGGNAVVGVDLDYEVVGDKGSMLMVSASGTAVVTD, encoded by the coding sequence ATGATCGTTACCACCACCCCAAGCATCGAAGGCAAGGCGATTCGCGACTATCGCGGGATCGTGATTGGTGAAGTGATCGTTGGCGCGAACCTGTTCCGCGACCTGTTTGCCAGCATCACCGATATTGTCGGTGGCCGCTCTGGCAAATATGAAAATGTCTTGAAACGGGCGCGGGACGAAGCCTTGCTGGAGATGCAGGCCGAGGCGGCTAAGCTGGGCGGCAACGCAGTGGTTGGTGTGGATCTCGATTACGAGGTTGTCGGCGACAAGGGATCGATGCTGATGGTATCCGCATCGGGAACTGCAGTCGTCACAGACTAG
- a CDS encoding M14 family metallopeptidase: MSTKNIQITAAFDSGNINVHEISGTKAELSIHKDKDSEFFQWFHFRVSSEIGDTLELNINGLKDSAYPQGWPGYNACVSEDREYWGRADSSYDEDKGTLSISYTATSNIVWFAYFAPYSMDRHHDLIAELSSVEGVTCRTLGHSLEGQPIDCLSMGEGEKQVWLYARQHPGESMAEWWMEGALEMLADPADPHTRALLQKCQFHIVPNMNPDGSFRGHLRTNHVGTNLNREWHEPSAEKSPEVLCVRGAMDESGVDFAMDVHGDEAIPAVFIAGFEGIPSWTDELGRKYHAYRNRLAARTPDFQTELGYPTAAKGKANLSMSTNQVAERFGCVAMTLEMPFKDNRDLPDSEQGWSPERCKLLARECLATLAELADEV; the protein is encoded by the coding sequence ATGAGCACCAAAAATATTCAGATCACCGCCGCGTTCGATAGCGGCAATATCAATGTCCATGAAATTTCCGGTACAAAAGCCGAGCTGTCGATCCACAAGGATAAAGACAGTGAATTTTTCCAATGGTTTCATTTTCGCGTAAGCTCCGAAATCGGCGATACGCTGGAACTCAACATCAATGGCCTGAAAGACTCTGCCTACCCGCAGGGTTGGCCCGGTTACAACGCCTGCGTCAGCGAGGATCGCGAATATTGGGGACGCGCCGACAGCAGCTATGATGAGGATAAGGGCACGCTGTCGATAAGCTATACCGCAACCAGCAATATCGTCTGGTTCGCCTATTTCGCGCCCTACAGCATGGACCGCCACCATGACTTGATTGCTGAACTTTCATCAGTGGAAGGCGTGACATGTCGGACGCTAGGGCATTCTTTGGAAGGACAACCCATTGATTGCCTGTCGATGGGCGAAGGCGAAAAACAGGTCTGGCTCTACGCGCGTCAACATCCCGGTGAAAGCATGGCCGAATGGTGGATGGAAGGCGCGCTTGAGATGCTTGCCGATCCGGCTGATCCGCATACCCGGGCGTTACTGCAAAAATGCCAATTTCACATCGTTCCCAATATGAACCCAGATGGTTCGTTTAGAGGTCATCTACGAACCAATCATGTTGGAACGAACTTGAACCGGGAATGGCATGAACCCAGCGCTGAGAAGAGCCCGGAAGTCTTGTGCGTCCGCGGTGCCATGGATGAAAGCGGCGTCGATTTTGCAATGGATGTCCATGGCGACGAAGCGATTCCCGCGGTGTTCATTGCCGGTTTTGAAGGGATCCCGAGCTGGACCGACGAATTGGGCCGCAAATACCATGCTTATCGCAACCGGCTGGCGGCCCGCACCCCCGATTTTCAGACGGAGTTAGGATACCCGACCGCAGCTAAGGGCAAGGCCAACCTCTCTATGTCCACCAACCAGGTCGCCGAACGTTTCGGCTGTGTCGCCATGACACTCGAAATGCCATTTAAAGATAATCGCGACTTGCCCGATAGCGAGCAAGGCTGGTCACCGGAACGGTGCAAACTATTGGCGCGCGAATGCCTGGCGACACTGGCGGAGTTAGCGGATGAGGTTTAG